TGGTGGTGGGCGACGTAAAACAATCGATCTATCGCTGGCGGGGAGGGGACTGGCAACTCTTGCTCAATACCATTCAGCAGGATATTCAGGAATGGCGCACTGAAATCCGGCAACTCGATCACAATTTTCGCAGTCGTAAAAATATACTGGATTTCAATAATGCGTTGTTTCAGGCAGCAGCATCGGAGCTGTTTCAGTATATCACCGACGAATTAATGGGCGATTTGGTGGATGAGCCGTTGCAGCAACAGTTACTCCAGCAAGCTTCGGTACTCCAGCAGGCGTACCAGGATGTAGCTCAGAAGATTCCTGCCACGTATGATCAACAAGCAACTTGGCACGGCCACGTAAAAATTGAGTTGCTGGCAGAAGATCATTGCCTTGGCGAGGAAGGTGAACTCACCGACTGGCGCAGCCACGTTCGGTCTAGGTTACCCGGAATGATTGAGAAATTACAAGCCGAAGGTTACACTGCTGGCGATATTGCTTTTTTGGTGCGGAACAAGCGGGATGGACAGGCGGTGGTAGATACATTTATGCAGTATAAACACGAAGGAAAAACGCAACCTGACTACAACTACGAAGTGGTTTCATCCGAATCATTGATGCTGACTTCTTCGCTAACGGTTAGTCTACTAGTGGAGCTGATGCGCTTTCTGGATAATACGCACGATGAGATAGTTCGTAGTAGTATACTGTATAAGTACCATTTAATTACCACCAATGAAGTTAGCTCCGACAAGCTGCACCCAATCTTCAGCAACCCCAGCAATGGAGATGATTTAACTAGCTTTCTTAAGCAACTTCCCCCAGATTTTGAAACGTACTACGCCTACCTTAACAAACTGCCGATTTACGAATTGGTAGAAAATTTGGTGCTGATTTTTGATCTGGGACAGTACCACGAGAAAGCGTACTTGCAAGCGTTTCAGGATGCAGTACTGCAATATTCGCTAACTGAGCAAGGTGATTTACGCTCCTTTTTAACTTGGTGGGACGAACGAGGGACTAATAGCTCGGCTCAGATCTCCGAAGAAACGGATGCTATGCGAGTAATGACCATCCATAAAGCCAAAGGATTGCAGTTTAAGATTGTGATTCTTCCATTTTGTGATTGGCCGTTAGATCATCAGTCGTTCACCACCAATATTCTCTGGACGTATCCTCAAGATGCTAACTTGGCTAACGCTGGGCTGGTACCGATGAAGTACACCACTCAGCTTACTCAAACCGTTTTCAGCCAAGACTACTACGAAGAGAAGATTCGGATTCATATGGATCATCTGAACTTGCTATACGTAGCATTTACTCGAGCCGAAGAGGGATTATACGCCTTTGCCCGACCAATGGCTAAGCGCAACGGTAGTTTTCCGATAAACGGAGTTGCGAATTTGCTTCGTACCATTTTACCCGATTTGGAGCAACCAGATTCTTTAGCCGGTTGGGATGAGATGGGGCAGCTCTACGAAGCTGGAAACGAGAAACCGGAGACCGGAGACCGGAGACCGGAAAACGGAAAGTGGAGTGTTGAATTACCGGATTATACTTCGGTGCGCTGGCGAAACCGTCTGAGTGTGCGTTCGCTCTCGCAGGGCTTTTTTGCTACCAAAGTTGGTACGGTCAGTAACGTAGTGTTGATGCAGCAATTGCTTATCCAGTTACCATCACTTGATCAACTAGAAAATCAGCTAGAAAAAATTGCCTTCGAGCGAGGGCTTACCACGCCAGAGTGTAAGGTGCTACTGAAACAAGCGCGCTCGTTTTTAACCAAGGGAGAGGCAACTGCTTGGTATCAACCGCACCCCCGAGTACTCGTACAAC
This region of Tunicatimonas pelagia genomic DNA includes:
- a CDS encoding UvrD-helicase domain-containing protein, whose translation is MEKPFIIYRSSAGSGKTYTLALEYLKLALRQPNAYRTILAVTFTNKATQEMKGRVLQYLHEVAKADSSLLRTTLAKELALSEIELSLQAEQTLQYLLHGYSYFSVMTIDAFFQKVVRGFAREMGLQAGFTIELDLNKVLGEVIDRLLEEVGEKQNRSIRRWLTRFAEEKVESGSSWDFRREIKVLAGELFKENYREKALAFEGNLTPQTADNLLKQLRELQLAFEKQMADIGEAALNLLQQQQLDVTDFSYGKSGVVGYFVKIAEGNQFTPTKRVLAARENLEGWVKKTDPRKEQLLSVATALHPHLEEALDFYEEAGPLYHSVVQMQRFMYTYGILHHLEEQIDQYKRENDLMLISDAPTFLRDIIGKDDTPFIYEKIGSYYQHFLIDEFQDTSGLQWMNFRPLVENSLDAGNRNLVVGDVKQSIYRWRGGDWQLLLNTIQQDIQEWRTEIRQLDHNFRSRKNILDFNNALFQAAASELFQYITDELMGDLVDEPLQQQLLQQASVLQQAYQDVAQKIPATYDQQATWHGHVKIELLAEDHCLGEEGELTDWRSHVRSRLPGMIEKLQAEGYTAGDIAFLVRNKRDGQAVVDTFMQYKHEGKTQPDYNYEVVSSESLMLTSSLTVSLLVELMRFLDNTHDEIVRSSILYKYHLITTNEVSSDKLHPIFSNPSNGDDLTSFLKQLPPDFETYYAYLNKLPIYELVENLVLIFDLGQYHEKAYLQAFQDAVLQYSLTEQGDLRSFLTWWDERGTNSSAQISEETDAMRVMTIHKAKGLQFKIVILPFCDWPLDHQSFTTNILWTYPQDANLANAGLVPMKYTTQLTQTVFSQDYYEEKIRIHMDHLNLLYVAFTRAEEGLYAFARPMAKRNGSFPINGVANLLRTILPDLEQPDSLAGWDEMGQLYEAGNEKPETGDRRPENGKWSVELPDYTSVRWRNRLSVRSLSQGFFATKVGTVSNVVLMQQLLIQLPSLDQLENQLEKIAFERGLTTPECKVLLKQARSFLTKGEATAWYQPHPRVLVQRPLLIKPNRSVVLDRVLLDGKKMTAINFHTHLDESEKNEALSIAKDYLLTQYDLVALYLVDVNILGVKKVLQC